One genomic segment of Rubeoparvulum massiliense includes these proteins:
- the rbfA gene encoding 30S ribosome-binding factor RbfA, with the protein MSKVRTQRIAEQMKKELGQLIQYELKDPRVGFVTVTGVEVSSDLQLAKVYVSVMGSQEEKETTLLGLDKSKGFLRKELGQRIQLRHTPELQFRLDESLDYGSHIDKILQDLHDKGE; encoded by the coding sequence ATGTCCAAAGTTCGTACACAACGAATTGCTGAACAGATGAAGAAAGAGTTAGGACAGCTCATTCAATATGAACTGAAGGATCCTCGTGTAGGATTTGTTACGGTAACTGGCGTTGAAGTATCCAGTGATCTACAGTTAGCCAAGGTGTATGTGAGTGTAATGGGCAGTCAAGAAGAGAAGGAGACCACCTTGCTTGGTCTCGATAAATCAAAAGGCTTCTTACGCAAGGAGCTAGGACAACGCATTCAATTACGTCATACACCCGAGCTACAGTTTCGCTTAGATGAATCACTGGATTATGGAAGCCATATTGACAAGATTCTTCAAGATTTACATGATAAAGGGGAGTAG
- a CDS encoding YlmC/YmxH family sporulation protein has product MRYSQIAGKEIIDLERGERLGQIGETDLDVNPLTGEIRAIILPANHLFGFRRRREEVVIPWQHIRKIGPEMIIVEVRRNYYLEKP; this is encoded by the coding sequence ATGCGTTATAGTCAAATCGCTGGTAAAGAGATTATTGATCTTGAACGAGGTGAACGGCTAGGCCAGATTGGTGAAACTGATCTTGACGTGAATCCTTTAACAGGTGAGATTCGCGCCATCATCCTACCTGCTAATCATCTCTTTGGCTTTCGCCGTAGACGTGAAGAGGTTGTAATTCCTTGGCAACATATTCGCAAGATCGGTCCAGAAATGATTATTGTGGAGGTACGAAGAAATTATTACTTAGAGAAGCCGTAA
- a CDS encoding polyribonucleotide nucleotidyltransferase, which produces MEPMEHKVYKTELAGHPLEFEFGKYALQATQAVFVRYGDTVVLSTVTASKEAKDMDFFPLTVNYEERLYAVGKIPGGFIKREGRPSEKAILASRLIDRPIRPLFPEGFRNEIQVVNMVMSLDQDCSSEIAAMLGTSMALSTSDIPFDGPIAGVIVGRVNGEFVINPSVEEMEKSDIHLTVAGTKDAINMVEAGANEVPEDVMLEALLFGHEAIKKLVAFQEQIVAEIGRAKREVTLHAIDADVEQAVKEYAKERIDAAVQIKEKQERYDTLDEIEAETVAHFAEIFEEGKLAQVSEMVHTLIRDEVRRLIVEEGIRPDGRAVNEIRPLTSEVGILPRTHGSGHFHRGQTQVVSICTLGALGDVQILDGLGLEESKRFMHHYNFPPFSVGEARSPRAPGRREIGHGALGERALEPIIPPESEFPYTIRCVSEVLESNGSSSQASICASTLALMDAGVPIKAPVSGIAMGLVKEGDNVVILTDIQGMEDHLGDMDFKVAGTAKGITALQMDIKIKGITREILEQALKQAHEGRETIMHNMMDCISEPRKTLSPYAPKIMTMQINPDKIRDVIGPSGRMINKIIDETGVKIDIEQDGRIFIASADMDANEKAKRIIEEITAEVEVGVIYLGKVKRVEKYGAFVEVLPGKEGLVHISQMAKERIAKVEDVANVGDDLLVKVTEIDAQGRINLSHKAVLEDEKKSE; this is translated from the coding sequence ATGGAACCAATGGAACACAAAGTGTATAAGACAGAGTTAGCTGGTCATCCTCTTGAATTTGAATTTGGTAAGTATGCTTTACAAGCAACACAGGCTGTCTTCGTGCGTTATGGCGATACAGTTGTCCTATCAACGGTGACCGCTTCCAAGGAAGCAAAGGATATGGACTTTTTTCCACTTACCGTCAATTATGAAGAACGCCTCTATGCTGTAGGTAAAATTCCTGGTGGCTTCATCAAGCGGGAAGGTAGACCCAGTGAGAAGGCGATTCTTGCTAGTCGATTGATTGACCGCCCGATCCGTCCCTTATTCCCAGAAGGATTTCGCAATGAGATTCAAGTTGTGAATATGGTCATGTCCTTAGATCAGGACTGTTCTTCAGAGATCGCTGCCATGCTCGGTACCTCAATGGCACTATCTACATCTGACATCCCCTTTGATGGACCCATTGCCGGTGTCATTGTTGGTCGAGTCAATGGAGAATTTGTGATCAATCCTTCAGTGGAAGAGATGGAGAAGAGTGATATCCATCTTACGGTTGCAGGTACGAAAGATGCCATCAATATGGTGGAAGCAGGCGCCAACGAAGTCCCAGAAGATGTGATGCTCGAAGCACTTCTCTTTGGACATGAAGCCATTAAGAAGCTAGTTGCTTTTCAAGAGCAAATCGTGGCAGAGATCGGTCGAGCCAAACGTGAAGTAACATTACATGCCATCGATGCTGATGTAGAGCAAGCAGTGAAGGAATACGCCAAGGAACGAATCGATGCTGCAGTACAGATCAAAGAGAAGCAAGAACGCTATGATACTCTTGATGAGATCGAGGCTGAGACTGTTGCACACTTCGCAGAGATCTTTGAAGAAGGGAAGCTTGCACAGGTATCAGAAATGGTACATACGCTCATTCGTGATGAAGTGCGGCGTTTAATCGTTGAGGAAGGTATTCGCCCCGATGGACGAGCTGTGAATGAGATTCGTCCCCTTACCAGTGAAGTGGGGATTCTTCCACGGACTCATGGATCTGGTCATTTTCACCGCGGTCAAACGCAGGTGGTCAGTATTTGTACATTAGGTGCGTTAGGTGATGTGCAGATCCTTGATGGACTAGGTCTAGAAGAATCCAAACGGTTCATGCATCATTATAATTTCCCACCATTTAGTGTTGGAGAAGCTCGCTCTCCACGTGCTCCAGGTCGTCGTGAGATCGGACATGGTGCCCTTGGCGAACGTGCCCTAGAGCCCATTATTCCTCCAGAATCTGAATTTCCTTATACCATCCGCTGCGTATCTGAGGTCCTTGAATCCAATGGCTCCTCTTCCCAAGCAAGTATCTGTGCATCAACGCTTGCACTGATGGATGCTGGTGTACCTATCAAGGCACCTGTTTCAGGGATCGCCATGGGTCTCGTTAAAGAGGGGGATAATGTCGTTATCCTTACTGATATCCAAGGGATGGAAGACCATCTCGGTGACATGGACTTTAAAGTAGCAGGTACAGCAAAGGGAATTACCGCTTTACAGATGGATATTAAGATCAAGGGGATTACCCGTGAAATCTTAGAACAAGCATTGAAGCAAGCCCATGAAGGTCGCGAGACCATCATGCACAATATGATGGATTGCATTTCCGAACCACGGAAAACGCTATCTCCTTATGCACCTAAGATTATGACTATGCAGATCAATCCAGATAAGATCCGCGATGTCATCGGGCCAAGCGGTCGGATGATCAATAAGATCATTGATGAAACAGGTGTGAAGATCGATATTGAACAAGATGGTCGTATTTTCATTGCGTCTGCAGATATGGATGCCAATGAGAAGGCGAAGCGGATCATCGAAGAGATCACGGCAGAAGTTGAAGTAGGTGTTATCTATCTCGGTAAGGTGAAGCGTGTTGAGAAATACGGTGCATTTGTGGAGGTATTACCTGGTAAGGAAGGCTTAGTTCACATCTCCCAAATGGCGAAGGAACGGATTGCCAAGGTGGAAGACGTGGCCAATGTTGGCGATGACCTCCTTGTCAAAGTCACAGAAATTGATGCCCAAGGCCGTATTAATCTTTCCCATAAAGCGGTTCTCGAAGACGAGAAAAAGTCTGAGTAG
- the dpaA gene encoding dipicolinic acid synthetase subunit A has product MLTGLDILFLGGDARQLEVIKELSQMNATISLVGFDRLESQFSNAVKRELSMELLEKADAIILPVVGLDEAGEAMSLFSEKTIQMTETHFQACSPHCTFYTGIAKEYLQQMAKRYQLRLVQLLERDDIAIYNSIPTAEGAVMMAIQHTDITIHGSKIAVLGFGRVGQTLAHTLDLLGADVRVGVRSERDYARIQQLGMEPFFLHQLVTQAHDLDMLMNTIPHLVVDALILAQLPHHTFILDLATKPGGVDFEYAKKRGLNAMLAPSLPGIVAPKTAGKILAKTLVQLLMEQQEGRS; this is encoded by the coding sequence ATGCTAACTGGTCTCGATATCCTTTTTCTTGGTGGGGATGCAAGACAATTGGAAGTGATTAAGGAATTAAGCCAAATGAATGCCACCATTAGTCTTGTCGGTTTTGATCGATTGGAGAGCCAATTTTCCAATGCAGTGAAACGGGAGTTAAGCATGGAATTGCTGGAAAAAGCAGATGCGATCATCCTTCCTGTTGTAGGACTGGATGAAGCAGGAGAGGCCATGAGCCTTTTTAGTGAAAAAACAATCCAGATGACGGAAACACATTTTCAAGCATGTTCACCCCATTGTACGTTCTATACTGGAATTGCTAAGGAGTATTTGCAGCAGATGGCCAAACGCTATCAACTTCGCCTTGTGCAGCTACTTGAACGAGATGACATCGCCATCTATAATTCCATTCCAACTGCGGAAGGCGCAGTCATGATGGCCATTCAACACACCGATATCACCATTCATGGATCGAAAATCGCTGTTCTAGGGTTCGGACGTGTTGGTCAAACACTAGCGCATACCCTCGATCTTTTAGGCGCTGATGTACGAGTCGGAGTTCGGAGTGAACGTGATTATGCTCGGATTCAGCAATTAGGAATGGAGCCCTTTTTTCTTCACCAATTAGTTACACAAGCCCATGATCTTGATATGTTGATGAATACCATTCCTCATCTCGTCGTAGATGCCCTCATTTTGGCTCAGCTCCCTCACCACACGTTTATTCTCGATCTTGCGACAAAACCAGGCGGTGTTGATTTTGAGTATGCAAAAAAGCGGGGATTGAATGCCATGTTGGCTCCTAGCTTGCCCGGAATTGTTGCTCCCAAGACAGCTGGCAAGATTTTGGCGAAAACCTTAGTTCAATTACTTATGGAACAGCAGGAGGGACGATCATGA
- the rpsO gene encoding 30S ribosomal protein S15 translates to MAITLERKQEIIETFKRHDNDTGSPEVQIALLTENINSLNDHLRVHKKDHHSRRGLLKMVGHRRNLLNYLKEKDVTRYRELVDKLGLRR, encoded by the coding sequence ATGGCAATCACATTAGAACGCAAGCAAGAGATCATTGAAACTTTCAAACGCCATGACAATGATACCGGTTCTCCAGAGGTGCAAATTGCCCTCTTAACTGAGAACATCAATTCTTTAAATGATCACTTACGTGTTCATAAGAAAGACCACCATTCACGTCGTGGACTTTTGAAGATGGTAGGTCATCGCCGTAACTTGTTAAACTACTTGAAAGAAAAAGATGTTACACGTTACCGCGAATTGGTTGATAAGTTAGGTCTTCGTCGATAA
- a CDS encoding bifunctional riboflavin kinase/FAD synthetase has protein sequence MEIYHIRQETTPFPLPPSVMALGYFDGLHLGHQTVLEHTVRISRENHWVPSLLTFHPHPREVLAGPGKVTYLTSLDQRLQLFEQHGMEQIFLVQFDQAFANLSPQEFVHQYVLDFHAKYVVSGFDYTFGQYGRGNAAMLQEFGEQLGFGVDIVPPILYEGDKVSSTRIRQLIQEGKIEAVPPLLGKPFQLVGTVIIGDQRGRTLGFPTANLRLTTNYILPKHGVYACKVHWNGREYEAVMNVGKKPTFLQGNEVDCEVHLIDFNGDLYGETMVVDLFAFIREEQKFPNREALISQIKMDVEQVRRSMLY, from the coding sequence GTGGAAATCTATCATATCAGACAAGAGACTACTCCATTTCCACTTCCACCATCTGTGATGGCGTTAGGTTATTTTGATGGTTTACATCTGGGACACCAGACTGTATTGGAGCATACAGTGCGAATCAGTAGGGAGAATCACTGGGTCCCTTCTTTGCTAACCTTTCATCCCCATCCTCGGGAAGTATTAGCAGGTCCCGGCAAGGTGACCTATCTCACCTCCCTCGATCAACGTCTTCAGCTCTTTGAACAACATGGGATGGAGCAGATCTTTTTAGTTCAGTTTGATCAAGCATTTGCTAATTTAAGCCCGCAAGAATTTGTCCACCAGTACGTTCTAGACTTTCATGCGAAGTATGTGGTATCTGGCTTTGATTATACCTTTGGTCAATATGGACGAGGCAATGCTGCAATGCTCCAAGAATTTGGGGAGCAACTTGGCTTCGGCGTTGACATTGTTCCCCCCATTCTATATGAAGGGGATAAGGTGAGTAGCACGCGGATTCGTCAGTTAATCCAAGAAGGAAAGATCGAAGCAGTTCCCCCACTTCTAGGGAAACCGTTTCAACTAGTAGGTACGGTGATTATCGGTGATCAACGGGGGCGTACCTTGGGCTTTCCAACAGCCAATCTACGTCTGACAACCAACTACATTCTTCCAAAGCATGGTGTCTATGCCTGTAAAGTGCATTGGAATGGTAGAGAGTATGAAGCAGTGATGAATGTAGGGAAGAAGCCAACATTTTTACAGGGCAATGAAGTGGATTGCGAAGTACATCTGATCGATTTTAATGGCGATTTATATGGTGAAACCATGGTGGTTGATCTCTTCGCCTTTATCCGGGAGGAACAAAAATTTCCCAATCGTGAAGCACTGATCAGTCAAATTAAAATGGATGTTGAACAGGTTAGAAGGAGTATGCTATACTAA
- a CDS encoding M16 family metallopeptidase yields the protein MKKITFSNGVRVLLEPMENVRSVSIGLWFGTGSNDETMENNGVSHFIEHMMFKGTEKRTAKEIAEEFDRIGGQVNAFTSKEYTCYYARVLDQHASYAIEILADMLFHSTYAEEELAKERRVILEEISMYEDTPDELVHDMILTAAYPQHPLGYSILGTEEVLNTFSSQKLHDHVEGYYTPENLVIAIAGHIPADLLSQIEALFGQYQGRRLVEDQEAPTFYSGRIVKKKETEQAHLCLAVPAFIAGDERNFPLLLLNQYLGGSASSLLFQEIREARGLAYSVYSYHTAYQQTGIFTFYAGTAPDQLLEVTKLMLAQAKSLIDTGMTEEQLYWGKENLKGSLMLSLESVNSRMIHLGKNELVLGRHRTLDQIIELIEGVTVDDIKEVATQLFMQPMAAALIGPYDSFPDEIEQVLKNSIPLK from the coding sequence ATGAAAAAAATAACGTTTTCCAATGGAGTACGGGTTCTACTGGAGCCCATGGAGAATGTTCGCTCCGTCTCCATCGGTTTGTGGTTTGGTACAGGCTCCAATGATGAAACCATGGAGAACAATGGGGTATCACATTTTATTGAACATATGATGTTTAAAGGGACGGAGAAACGGACAGCCAAGGAGATCGCTGAAGAATTTGATCGGATCGGTGGTCAGGTGAATGCCTTTACATCGAAGGAGTATACCTGCTATTATGCGCGGGTATTGGATCAACATGCTTCCTATGCCATTGAGATCTTGGCGGATATGCTCTTCCACTCAACCTATGCAGAGGAAGAATTGGCGAAGGAACGTCGTGTAATTCTTGAAGAGATCTCCATGTATGAGGATACACCAGATGAGCTTGTTCATGACATGATCTTGACTGCCGCTTATCCCCAACATCCACTGGGCTACTCCATTCTAGGTACAGAAGAGGTATTAAACACGTTTTCATCTCAGAAGCTTCATGATCATGTGGAGGGATACTATACGCCAGAGAACCTTGTGATTGCCATTGCTGGCCATATTCCAGCTGACCTGCTCAGCCAGATCGAAGCGCTTTTTGGACAGTATCAAGGTAGGAGATTAGTGGAGGATCAAGAAGCTCCAACTTTTTATTCGGGACGCATCGTCAAGAAGAAGGAGACAGAGCAAGCACATCTATGCTTAGCGGTCCCAGCATTTATTGCAGGTGATGAGCGAAACTTTCCCCTGTTGCTCTTAAATCAGTATCTTGGTGGTAGTGCTAGCTCCTTGCTCTTTCAAGAGATTCGTGAAGCCCGGGGCTTAGCTTACTCGGTTTACTCATACCATACTGCGTACCAGCAGACGGGTATCTTTACTTTCTATGCAGGCACAGCACCTGATCAATTGCTAGAAGTAACAAAATTAATGCTTGCCCAGGCAAAATCACTGATCGATACAGGCATGACGGAAGAACAGCTGTATTGGGGTAAAGAAAATTTAAAAGGTAGCCTCATGCTTTCCCTTGAGAGTGTGAATAGTCGGATGATCCATTTAGGAAAGAATGAATTGGTATTGGGTCGTCATCGTACCTTGGATCAAATTATTGAACTCATCGAGGGAGTTACAGTGGATGATATTAAAGAAGTAGCCACGCAGCTATTTATGCAACCGATGGCAGCTGCCCTCATCGGTCCTTATGACAGCTTTCCTGATGAAATCGAACAGGTATTAAAAAATAGCATTCCTCTTAAGTAG
- a CDS encoding polysaccharide deacetylase family protein, whose amino-acid sequence MKGWIKQLNQLRSWMVLVIAMVLLLMGVPFTIEAASDVDRLRQLVQEKAQQYKLPAEDARIDRVWKAIPGIEGRQLNIEETVQRLLKMKWKANGQQELPAEALVFETITPKVQLQDLNPAPIYRANPQKQGVAFLVNVAWGTEYLPGMLKTFREHGVKVNFFLDGAWAEKEPELVKLMQKEGHLIGSHAYNHPMMSKLSSQQAREQIQKTNQIIQKITDKSAIYFAPPAGDFNQSTVDVAAQEGMYTILWTVDTVDWRKPAPDLLIQRVMSQVENGSLVLMHPTNSTAAALPTLLKRIEKKGLQIIRLDHLLSPSRLLDAHEQSGND is encoded by the coding sequence ATGAAAGGTTGGATTAAACAACTGAATCAGCTACGTTCCTGGATGGTTCTAGTCATCGCCATGGTTCTTCTCCTAATGGGGGTGCCATTCACCATCGAAGCAGCTAGTGATGTGGATCGCCTCAGGCAGCTCGTTCAAGAAAAGGCTCAACAATATAAGCTACCTGCAGAGGATGCACGCATTGATCGGGTGTGGAAGGCGATTCCTGGTATTGAGGGACGTCAATTAAATATTGAAGAGACTGTTCAAAGATTGTTAAAGATGAAGTGGAAAGCCAATGGACAGCAAGAATTACCTGCGGAGGCCCTTGTATTTGAAACCATCACACCAAAGGTACAGCTACAGGACCTAAATCCCGCTCCTATCTACCGTGCCAATCCGCAGAAGCAAGGCGTTGCCTTTCTGGTCAATGTTGCTTGGGGTACCGAATATCTCCCGGGGATGCTAAAGACCTTTCGGGAGCATGGGGTGAAGGTGAACTTCTTCCTCGATGGTGCATGGGCGGAAAAGGAGCCTGAACTGGTCAAATTGATGCAAAAGGAAGGGCATCTCATCGGTAGCCATGCCTATAATCATCCCATGATGAGTAAGCTTTCTTCCCAACAAGCGCGGGAACAGATCCAGAAAACCAATCAAATTATTCAGAAGATTACCGACAAATCCGCCATCTACTTCGCACCGCCTGCTGGTGATTTTAATCAATCAACGGTTGATGTGGCAGCTCAGGAAGGTATGTATACCATTCTATGGACAGTGGATACGGTAGACTGGCGTAAGCCTGCGCCTGATCTTCTCATTCAACGGGTGATGTCACAGGTGGAGAATGGTAGCCTAGTGTTAATGCACCCTACAAATTCTACAGCTGCAGCCCTTCCCACCCTACTCAAAAGGATTGAGAAGAAAGGTTTACAGATCATCCGTCTCGATCATCTGCTCTCTCCTTCCCGTCTACTCGACGCTCATGAACAATCTGGTAATGATTGA
- a CDS encoding DHH family phosphoesterase, which translates to MSVVIQMDEAIAWLHAHDHYWVVAHERPDGDAISSTLAMGYLLQQLGKSYRMVNADPIPPKFLSLPTADQITTISNNHGEEITSPFPDRNENWLPKAMILVDCADERRAGPLIKELLAQIPSFSVDHHPTNNHFAHLNLVKSESAATAQLIYDLYEATAIPFDEISATLLYTGLLTDTGGFRHSNTTSAVMERAAHLLQYGVQPGDLANRFLETITVEHVALLQRALQSLELLHHGGIAVMSLMKSDFLETNATREDVNGIVNYGVNLDSTEVGVLFHEESNGIKVSFRSKDWLNVAELAQQFGGGGHVRAAGCTMTGSMTDVKKAVLQALEGQFHKKE; encoded by the coding sequence ATGAGCGTAGTGATACAGATGGATGAAGCCATTGCATGGTTGCATGCTCATGATCATTATTGGGTGGTAGCTCACGAGCGACCTGATGGGGATGCAATTTCTTCTACATTGGCCATGGGTTATTTACTACAGCAATTAGGTAAGAGCTATCGTATGGTAAATGCCGACCCGATTCCACCAAAATTTCTATCGCTTCCCACTGCTGATCAGATTACGACCATTAGTAACAACCATGGGGAGGAAATTACCTCCCCATTTCCCGATCGTAATGAAAATTGGCTGCCGAAGGCCATGATACTCGTGGATTGTGCAGATGAGCGTCGAGCTGGTCCATTGATCAAAGAGCTCTTAGCTCAGATTCCGAGCTTCAGTGTTGATCACCACCCGACAAACAATCATTTCGCTCACTTGAATCTTGTGAAGTCAGAAAGCGCTGCAACGGCTCAACTAATTTATGACTTATATGAAGCTACAGCTATTCCTTTTGATGAGATTAGCGCAACATTGCTCTATACTGGATTACTAACGGATACAGGTGGCTTCCGTCACTCCAATACCACTTCCGCAGTAATGGAACGTGCTGCCCATCTTCTCCAATACGGGGTGCAGCCAGGGGATCTGGCTAATCGTTTTTTGGAGACGATTACGGTGGAGCATGTTGCCTTACTGCAAAGGGCACTTCAATCGCTAGAGTTACTTCATCATGGAGGAATTGCTGTGATGTCTTTAATGAAGTCAGATTTTTTAGAGACCAATGCCACTCGGGAAGATGTGAATGGAATAGTAAATTATGGCGTGAACCTAGACTCAACTGAAGTTGGTGTACTCTTTCATGAAGAGAGTAATGGAATTAAAGTGAGCTTCCGTTCCAAAGACTGGCTCAATGTTGCTGAACTTGCTCAGCAGTTTGGTGGCGGTGGTCATGTTCGTGCAGCTGGTTGCACCATGACAGGATCGATGACAGATGTAAAGAAAGCAGTATTGCAAGCTCTTGAAGGACAATTTCATAAGAAAGAATAG
- the truB gene encoding tRNA pseudouridine(55) synthase TruB — translation MDGILPLRKPVGMTSHDCVNEIRRMTGERRVGHAGTLDPQVGGVLPICLGQATRVIEYLHEESKMYNAVCLVGYSTQTEDHTGLLLEKAAQLPEITEEEARSVLSTFLGEIEQTPPMYSAVKVKGKRLYEWAREGIEVERPARKVTIHDLNLQKIGEWEGYPTIHFQVTCSKGTYIRTLCVDIGQKWGMPAHMLHLERIKSGPFFLEETYTFEQIASAVAQGTFESLLLPIDHALVHYPTCEVGEQQRFNIINGQTIAFPNKPEWNQGDLFRVYSCDGKFLALYEVSHFRQLESSDVMYGKPVKVFHL, via the coding sequence ATGGATGGAATTTTACCATTACGAAAGCCAGTCGGTATGACTAGCCATGATTGTGTAAATGAAATTCGTCGCATGACAGGAGAGCGTCGCGTCGGTCATGCAGGTACCCTTGATCCTCAGGTAGGTGGTGTACTCCCTATTTGCTTGGGTCAAGCTACCCGAGTGATTGAGTATCTACATGAAGAGTCCAAAATGTACAATGCTGTCTGTCTTGTGGGGTACTCTACCCAGACGGAGGATCATACTGGTCTTTTATTAGAAAAAGCAGCGCAGCTCCCTGAAATTACGGAAGAAGAGGCACGCTCTGTCTTATCCACATTTCTGGGCGAGATCGAACAGACGCCACCCATGTATTCCGCTGTGAAGGTAAAGGGCAAGCGGTTATACGAATGGGCGAGAGAAGGGATTGAGGTGGAACGTCCTGCTCGTAAAGTGACGATCCATGATCTGAACCTACAGAAGATTGGTGAGTGGGAAGGCTATCCTACGATCCATTTCCAAGTAACCTGTTCCAAAGGCACCTATATCAGAACCCTTTGTGTCGATATCGGTCAGAAGTGGGGAATGCCTGCTCATATGCTTCATTTAGAGCGGATTAAGAGTGGTCCATTCTTCTTGGAGGAAACCTATACCTTTGAACAGATCGCATCTGCCGTTGCGCAAGGGACATTTGAGAGTTTGTTGCTTCCGATAGATCATGCATTAGTTCATTATCCTACTTGTGAAGTAGGGGAGCAGCAACGCTTTAATATTATAAATGGACAGACCATTGCCTTTCCGAATAAGCCGGAATGGAACCAGGGAGATCTATTCCGTGTTTATAGCTGTGATGGGAAGTTTCTCGCCTTATATGAGGTGTCTCATTTCCGCCAGCTTGAGAGCAGCGATGTGATGTACGGAAAGCCAGTCAAAGTATTTCATTTATAG